A genomic window from Algoriphagus sp. Y33 includes:
- a CDS encoding tetratricopeptide repeat protein has translation MKRLLRTLTILLLVYTSSSCSSNIQTIEHLFNDKKYDDVISDLNQYLFFHVTDVKALHMRARCYEELGEIAKSKADYMHILTIDSEYAQAHAGLGKLFFEQKDYENAELQLLRAASLDPHDFDILYLLGRSMLMTEKFRKAEELLRKAIELNPDHAKVYFYTGMALAYQGDPVGCAASFNSYVNREPDNMVGRYNRGFAYMNAGYLHWAIEDFDAVLKENPNHLEAMAHKGLCMVSMGDSEGCTLVQNAANKGSEYAKSQLEYCHS, from the coding sequence ATGAAACGACTTTTACGTACCCTGACTATACTCTTATTAGTATATACAAGTAGCTCATGTTCAAGCAACATTCAAACTATTGAGCATCTTTTTAACGACAAAAAATACGATGATGTCATCTCGGATTTAAACCAATATCTTTTCTTTCATGTGACGGATGTCAAGGCACTGCACATGCGGGCACGTTGCTATGAAGAACTTGGGGAAATCGCAAAATCAAAGGCTGATTACATGCATATCTTAACTATCGACTCTGAATACGCTCAGGCACATGCAGGACTAGGTAAGCTGTTTTTTGAACAAAAAGATTATGAAAATGCTGAGTTGCAGCTTCTTCGCGCGGCTTCACTTGATCCCCATGACTTTGATATTCTATATCTTCTAGGCCGCAGCATGCTCATGACTGAGAAATTCCGAAAAGCAGAAGAACTCCTCCGAAAAGCCATAGAACTAAACCCTGATCATGCAAAAGTTTATTTTTACACGGGTATGGCACTTGCTTATCAGGGAGATCCTGTAGGCTGTGCAGCATCTTTTAACTCCTATGTAAACCGAGAACCTGACAACATGGTAGGCAGATATAATCGGGGATTTGCTTATATGAATGCTGGATACTTACATTGGGCTATAGAGGATTTTGATGCTGTCCTCAAAGAAAACCCAAATCATCTAGAGGCTATGGCTCATAAAGGTTTATGTATGGTCTCCATGGGCGACTCCGAGGGCTGCACCCTAGTCCAAAATGCTGCAAACAAAGGAAGTGAATATGCAAAAAGCCAACTAGAATATTGCCATTCCTAA
- a CDS encoding DinB family protein, with translation MKESRRIESLFAKQYNGNPWLGVNMVDKLSQITPEQAAHKFSPQANSIWEILNHMIGWRELVLRGIPKNNYSSPNHNFIQPITNTTKEEWQKTLAHLEKSQEDWLQYLSTLDEMILGETFGDMSYSYYELILGVLHHDIYHFGQISILFRLITEGV, from the coding sequence ATGAAAGAATCCCGCCGAATAGAAAGCCTTTTTGCAAAGCAATACAATGGAAATCCTTGGCTGGGGGTGAATATGGTAGATAAACTCAGCCAAATCACACCCGAACAAGCCGCTCACAAATTTTCTCCCCAAGCCAATTCCATATGGGAGATTCTTAATCACATGATAGGCTGGCGAGAACTTGTACTCCGAGGAATCCCCAAAAACAACTATTCAAGTCCAAATCATAATTTCATTCAGCCTATTACAAATACTACTAAAGAAGAGTGGCAAAAAACTCTTGCCCATTTAGAAAAATCCCAAGAGGATTGGCTGCAATACTTATCGACCTTGGATGAGATGATTTTGGGTGAAACATTTGGGGATATGAGCTACTCCTATTACGAGTTGATTTTAGGAGTATTGCACCACGACATTTATCATTTTGGTCAAATTTCAATCCTGTTCCGATTGATAACTGAGGGAGTATAA
- a CDS encoding esterase, protein MKKNLLLSILSFCLIAISTQAQEALFSSQQITSPEIHKDGSVTFRIFAPRASSVQVTGDFLPTVKTQTPMGEMDGPGKAELTKDDKGVWSITTPVLSPELYSYSFIVDDLKTTDPANPFLIRDVASVTNVFIVGKGQADLYRVKDVPHGTVARRWYDSPGLKMDRRLTIYTPPGYEQSKDKFPVLYLLHGAGGDEEAWIALGRTAQIMDNMIAEGKAKPMIVVMPNGNVIQDAAPGEGNGGMYKPAFMIPKTMDGTYEVNFTDIISFIENNYRVKSDKANRAIAGLSMGGYHTMHISRFYPNTFDYIGLFSAAIMPREDATSSVYSDIDGTLKTQMDNGYELYWIAIGKTDFLYDANKEYRAKLDAMGMPYEYIESEGGHIWKNWRIYLTQFVPLLFN, encoded by the coding sequence ATGAAAAAAAATCTACTGCTCTCTATCCTTTCTTTTTGCCTGATAGCAATAAGCACACAAGCTCAAGAAGCTTTATTCAGCTCCCAACAAATCACATCTCCGGAAATCCACAAGGACGGGTCTGTCACTTTTCGCATCTTTGCTCCACGTGCGAGCTCAGTTCAGGTGACAGGAGATTTTCTCCCTACAGTAAAAACCCAAACACCTATGGGAGAAATGGATGGTCCGGGCAAGGCTGAGCTAACAAAAGACGACAAAGGAGTTTGGTCAATTACCACTCCCGTGCTTTCTCCTGAACTCTACAGCTATTCCTTTATCGTAGATGATCTTAAGACTACAGACCCGGCCAATCCATTTCTGATCCGTGATGTGGCTTCAGTCACCAATGTATTTATCGTGGGTAAAGGACAGGCGGATCTTTATCGGGTCAAGGATGTACCGCATGGCACTGTTGCCCGTCGCTGGTATGATTCTCCGGGTTTGAAAATGGATCGGAGACTCACCATCTATACCCCTCCGGGATATGAACAATCAAAAGACAAATTTCCCGTATTATATCTATTGCATGGTGCCGGTGGAGATGAGGAAGCCTGGATAGCTCTGGGCAGAACCGCACAGATTATGGATAATATGATTGCTGAAGGAAAGGCCAAGCCGATGATTGTGGTGATGCCAAACGGCAACGTAATCCAGGATGCTGCTCCCGGAGAAGGAAACGGCGGGATGTACAAACCTGCCTTTATGATCCCGAAAACCATGGATGGAACTTATGAAGTGAATTTCACGGATATTATCTCTTTTATAGAAAACAATTATCGGGTTAAGTCAGATAAAGCAAACCGGGCTATCGCAGGTCTATCTATGGGCGGATACCATACGATGCATATCTCCAGGTTTTATCCAAACACGTTTGATTACATAGGGCTATTCTCCGCTGCTATTATGCCACGGGAAGATGCTACCAGCAGTGTGTATTCTGATATAGACGGCACATTGAAAACGCAAATGGACAATGGATATGAGCTCTATTGGATTGCTATAGGAAAAACTGATTTTCTCTACGATGCCAATAAGGAATACAGGGCAAAACTAGATGCTATGGGGATGCCTTACGAATATATAGAATCTGAGGGCGGACATATCTGGAAAAACTGGAGGATCTATTTGACCCAATTCGTTCCACTCCTTTTCAACTAA
- a CDS encoding polyprenol monophosphomannose synthase: MDHRKLVIIPTFNEKENILEMIQSVMGLVGGFELLVIDDGSPDGTGDLVKSKKSDFPGRLHLIEREGKLGLGTAYITGFKWALERDYDFIFEMDADFSHNPEDLIRLYQACAEKHFDLAIGSRYITGVNVVNWPMGRVLMSYFASVYVKFITGLPVKDSTAGFKCYHKSVLKGIKLDEVKFVGYAFQIEMKFTSWKLGFKLVEVPIIFTDRTKGTSKMSRGIFKEAVLGVIMMKIKSIINPYTLNQNGLTE, encoded by the coding sequence ATGGATCATAGAAAACTCGTCATTATTCCCACTTTCAATGAGAAAGAAAACATTCTAGAGATGATCCAATCGGTCATGGGTCTTGTAGGTGGATTTGAACTTTTGGTAATTGACGATGGAAGCCCTGACGGTACGGGAGACCTTGTGAAAAGTAAGAAATCAGACTTCCCCGGACGACTCCACCTGATTGAGCGAGAAGGTAAGCTAGGACTGGGTACGGCATATATTACCGGTTTCAAATGGGCGTTAGAAAGAGATTATGATTTCATTTTCGAAATGGATGCGGATTTCTCACATAATCCTGAGGATTTGATCCGACTTTACCAAGCTTGTGCTGAAAAGCATTTTGATCTGGCAATTGGATCCAGGTATATCACAGGAGTCAATGTGGTAAACTGGCCCATGGGTAGAGTTCTGATGTCTTATTTTGCCAGCGTCTATGTGAAATTCATTACAGGACTACCTGTCAAGGATTCTACAGCCGGCTTCAAATGCTACCATAAATCAGTCTTGAAAGGGATTAAGCTTGATGAAGTAAAGTTCGTTGGCTATGCGTTTCAGATTGAGATGAAATTCACTTCATGGAAACTGGGATTCAAGCTGGTGGAAGTGCCGATCATATTCACAGACCGTACAAAAGGAACCTCAAAAATGAGTCGCGGAATCTTCAAAGAAGCAGTATTAGGTGTGATAATGATGAAAATAAAAAGCATTATCAATCCTTATACCCTTAATCAAAACGGATTGACCGAATAG
- the hisC gene encoding histidinol-phosphate transaminase → MKFDLTPLLRPHIANLQPYTSARDEYTGKEGIFLDANENPYGSVTDEDYNRYPDPYQLELKDEIAKIKGVKPSQIFLGNGSDEAIDLLFRAFCNPGKDNVILLPPTYGMYEVSAGINDVETRKVPLTPDFQLQPDLILQAIDTHTKIIFVCSPNNPSGNKVNREDILRLLKEFNGLVVVDEAYIDFSDEPSFTDYLGEYGNLLVMQTFSKAWGLASLRLGMAFAGKKMIKILNRIKPPYNISGLTQDTVLAAIQKVDKVNRMIADILQEREHLKEEMGKLDFVEKIHPSHANFLLVKIPNAGHVYDDLIEEKIIVRNRSKVQLCEECLRISVGTRAENESFIQALKKIYTESFKL, encoded by the coding sequence ATGAAGTTTGACTTAACCCCACTACTCAGACCGCACATCGCAAACCTTCAACCATACACATCTGCCCGTGATGAATATACAGGCAAGGAAGGGATATTTCTGGATGCAAATGAAAACCCTTATGGCTCTGTCACAGATGAGGATTACAACCGCTATCCTGATCCCTACCAACTCGAACTGAAGGATGAAATTGCAAAAATCAAGGGAGTAAAGCCCTCTCAAATATTCCTTGGAAACGGCTCTGACGAGGCAATTGATCTGCTTTTTCGGGCATTTTGTAATCCGGGTAAAGACAATGTGATCCTGCTGCCTCCTACTTATGGAATGTATGAAGTAAGTGCCGGAATTAACGATGTAGAAACCCGGAAAGTCCCTTTAACTCCTGATTTCCAACTTCAGCCGGATCTCATCCTACAAGCGATAGATACGCACACTAAAATCATATTCGTCTGCTCCCCCAATAATCCAAGCGGTAATAAAGTAAATCGGGAGGATATTCTAAGATTACTTAAAGAATTTAATGGTCTGGTGGTCGTAGACGAAGCCTACATAGATTTTAGCGACGAGCCAAGCTTTACTGACTATTTGGGCGAATATGGAAATCTGCTAGTCATGCAGACCTTTTCCAAAGCCTGGGGACTTGCTTCCCTCAGACTGGGAATGGCATTTGCCGGCAAGAAAATGATCAAAATTCTCAACAGAATCAAACCTCCATACAATATCTCCGGGCTGACCCAAGATACGGTTTTGGCTGCCATTCAAAAGGTGGACAAGGTCAATAGAATGATTGCCGATATACTTCAAGAGCGCGAGCATTTAAAGGAAGAAATGGGCAAACTCGATTTTGTGGAGAAAATCCACCCTTCCCATGCGAATTTTCTTTTGGTGAAAATACCCAATGCAGGTCATGTGTATGATGATCTGATTGAGGAAAAAATCATCGTCAGAAACAGATCGAAAGTGCAGCTATGTGAAGAATGTCTGAGAATCTCCGTAGGCACACGGGCAGAAAATGAATCCTTCATCCAAGCACTAAAGAAAATATACACAGAAAGCTTTAAGTTATAA
- the hisG gene encoding ATP phosphoribosyltransferase, protein MEKIIRIAVQKSGRLSEDSLSLIKECGIKFYNGTGKLKSTSTNFPIEFLFLRDDDIPGYVADGVADLGIVGQNEVVEKDKNVTTLKALGFSKCRLSLAVSKGQQYNGVEFFEGKSIATSYPKILGDYLKSQNINADIHEISGSVEIAPSIGLAEGICDIVSSGSTLMMNGLKEVEEIFKSEAVLIANNGLEDWKKEIAEKLLFRINAVQKGKSSKYVLLNAPNESIEKIINLIPGMRSPTILPLAQEGWSSVHSVLNEDQFWENIEELRAAGAEGILVVPIEKMIL, encoded by the coding sequence ATGGAAAAAATAATCCGTATTGCCGTACAAAAAAGCGGCAGATTATCCGAAGATTCACTCAGCCTCATCAAAGAATGCGGCATCAAATTCTATAATGGAACGGGTAAACTCAAGTCCACTTCCACCAATTTCCCTATCGAATTCTTATTTCTTCGTGACGACGATATCCCGGGGTATGTAGCCGACGGCGTAGCTGATCTTGGAATCGTAGGTCAAAACGAAGTAGTGGAGAAAGATAAAAATGTCACTACCCTAAAAGCTTTGGGATTTTCCAAATGCAGGCTTTCCCTTGCCGTGTCCAAAGGACAACAATACAATGGAGTGGAGTTCTTTGAAGGAAAAAGCATTGCCACCTCCTATCCCAAAATCCTTGGAGATTATCTCAAAAGTCAAAACATCAATGCAGATATCCACGAAATCTCCGGCTCAGTAGAAATTGCGCCCAGTATAGGCTTAGCTGAAGGAATCTGCGATATAGTCAGCTCCGGCTCCACACTGATGATGAATGGCCTGAAAGAAGTCGAAGAAATCTTCAAATCCGAGGCTGTACTGATCGCAAATAACGGCCTGGAAGATTGGAAAAAGGAAATTGCCGAAAAATTACTTTTCAGAATCAATGCTGTCCAAAAAGGTAAGAGCAGCAAATATGTGCTCTTGAACGCTCCAAATGAATCCATTGAAAAAATTATCAATCTGATTCCCGGAATGCGCAGCCCTACGATTTTACCACTTGCACAGGAAGGTTGGTCATCTGTCCATTCTGTTTTGAATGAAGATCAATTCTGGGAAAATATCGAGGAACTCAGAGCTGCCGGCGCAGAAGGCATACTAGTCGTTCCTATCGAAAAGATGATTCTTTAA
- the hisB gene encoding bifunctional histidinol-phosphatase/imidazoleglycerol-phosphate dehydratase HisB yields MKKKVLFIDRDGTIIKEPPTDFQVDSLEKLEFLPKAISNLRKIAEETDFELVMVTNQDGLGTDSFPEKTFWPAQFKMLKTLEQENIFFKEIHVDKTFEKDNAPTRKPGTGLLTAYFSEEYDLANSYVIGDRQTDVKLAENLGAKAIFIGSSAENAALVTTDWDEIYEFLKMPPRAAEVSRKTSETDIYIKLNLDGNGSCDIKTGLHFFDHMLEQLGKHGSTDLEIKVNGDLHIDEHHTIEDTALALGEAYLKALGDKKGIYRYGFLLPMDDVLAQVAIDFGGRPWMVWDAEFKREKVGDMPTEMFYHFFKSFSDTAKCNLNIKAEGDNEHHKIEAIFKALARAIKMAVMRDARNINQLPSTKGVL; encoded by the coding sequence ATGAAGAAGAAAGTGCTTTTTATAGATCGGGACGGAACCATCATCAAAGAACCGCCCACTGATTTTCAAGTTGACAGCTTAGAGAAGTTGGAATTTTTGCCAAAGGCAATTTCCAACCTTCGCAAAATCGCCGAGGAAACTGATTTTGAATTGGTCATGGTAACCAACCAGGATGGGTTGGGCACGGATTCTTTTCCTGAAAAAACATTCTGGCCCGCACAGTTCAAGATGCTCAAAACACTGGAACAGGAGAATATTTTCTTCAAGGAAATCCATGTGGACAAGACTTTTGAAAAAGACAATGCTCCTACCAGAAAACCAGGAACAGGACTACTGACTGCATACTTTTCCGAAGAGTACGATCTGGCCAATTCCTATGTAATCGGAGATCGGCAGACAGATGTGAAGCTGGCAGAAAACCTTGGAGCAAAAGCTATTTTCATAGGCTCATCAGCTGAAAATGCAGCTTTGGTTACCACCGACTGGGATGAGATCTATGAATTTCTGAAAATGCCTCCCCGTGCAGCAGAAGTAAGCCGCAAGACTTCTGAAACTGACATTTACATCAAACTGAATCTAGATGGAAACGGAAGCTGTGACATCAAAACAGGTTTGCATTTCTTTGACCATATGCTGGAGCAGCTAGGCAAACATGGCAGCACAGATCTTGAGATCAAGGTTAATGGCGATTTGCACATAGATGAACATCACACGATAGAAGATACGGCATTGGCTCTTGGAGAGGCGTATTTAAAAGCTTTGGGAGACAAAAAAGGAATCTATCGCTACGGTTTCCTTCTTCCTATGGATGATGTATTGGCTCAGGTAGCTATTGACTTTGGAGGCAGACCTTGGATGGTATGGGATGCGGAATTCAAGCGGGAAAAAGTAGGCGATATGCCAACTGAGATGTTCTATCATTTCTTCAAATCCTTTTCTGACACTGCCAAATGCAACTTGAATATCAAAGCAGAAGGGGATAATGAGCATCATAAAATTGAGGCTATCTTCAAGGCATTGGCAAGAGCCATTAAGATGGCGGTAATGCGGGATGCCAGAAATATCAATCAACTTCCAAGTACCAAGGGAGTACTTTAG
- the hisD gene encoding histidinol dehydrogenase has translation MKILDNPNKETWKKQLARPTFKTKQITKIVKPILRKVKRNGDKALLKFAMEYDHVELESLFPSELEIQSASAAISPELKEAIRVAKSNIERFHMAQATPELIDEVMPGVICKRKSIPIQKVGLYIPGGTAPLFSTVLMLGIPAVLAGCKEIVLCSPPNREGNIHPAILYTAGLVGITKIVKVGGAQAIAAMTYGTESVPRVDKIFGPGNQFVTAAKQMATKYGVAIDMPAGPSEVLVYADDSANPAFVAADLLSQAEHGVDSQVILVTDTEKFAQRVIKEIDTQLEELPRKDIAKKALENSRAVIMDNMEEAMELINFYAPEHLIISVVEEEKAVDAVYNAGSVFIGNFTPESAGDYASGTNHTLPTYGYARNYSGVSLDSFVKKITYQKISPEGLKNLGPTIEIMAENELLYAHKNAVSIRLKHLKKRKK, from the coding sequence ATGAAAATCCTGGACAATCCTAACAAGGAAACTTGGAAAAAGCAGTTGGCGCGACCGACCTTTAAAACCAAGCAAATAACTAAAATCGTAAAACCGATTCTGAGAAAAGTGAAAAGAAATGGCGATAAAGCCCTTCTCAAATTCGCAATGGAATACGATCATGTTGAATTGGAGTCATTATTTCCCAGTGAACTGGAAATCCAATCAGCTTCGGCGGCCATTTCACCGGAATTGAAAGAAGCTATTCGGGTAGCCAAATCCAATATCGAGCGATTCCACATGGCTCAGGCAACACCTGAATTGATAGATGAAGTGATGCCCGGCGTAATTTGCAAAAGAAAGAGTATCCCAATACAAAAGGTGGGATTATATATTCCCGGGGGAACTGCCCCCCTTTTCAGTACAGTATTGATGTTGGGAATTCCTGCAGTATTGGCAGGATGCAAAGAGATTGTGCTTTGCTCTCCTCCTAACAGAGAAGGTAACATACATCCTGCTATTCTCTATACAGCCGGATTGGTAGGGATCACCAAAATCGTGAAGGTCGGTGGAGCACAGGCAATAGCTGCCATGACCTATGGAACTGAAAGTGTACCTAGAGTGGATAAGATCTTTGGTCCCGGAAACCAATTTGTGACAGCTGCAAAACAGATGGCGACAAAATACGGAGTGGCAATTGATATGCCTGCCGGACCTTCAGAGGTATTGGTCTATGCCGATGATTCTGCAAACCCAGCCTTTGTGGCAGCTGACTTACTTTCTCAGGCAGAGCATGGTGTGGACAGTCAAGTCATTTTGGTCACAGATACAGAGAAATTTGCTCAACGCGTGATCAAAGAAATTGATACTCAGCTGGAAGAGTTGCCAAGAAAAGACATAGCAAAGAAAGCGTTGGAAAATTCAAGGGCAGTCATAATGGACAATATGGAAGAAGCCATGGAATTGATCAACTTCTATGCACCTGAGCACCTAATCATCAGCGTAGTGGAAGAAGAAAAAGCTGTGGACGCCGTTTATAATGCAGGCTCCGTTTTCATTGGAAACTTTACCCCCGAATCAGCCGGTGATTATGCTTCAGGCACCAATCATACCTTGCCTACCTATGGGTATGCCAGAAACTATAGCGGAGTATCTCTTGACAGTTTTGTGAAGAAAATCACCTATCAAAAAATCAGTCCTGAAGGGTTGAAAAACTTAGGGCCTACCATAGAAATCATGGCAGAAAACGAGCTGCTTTATGCTCACAAAAATGCCGTATCCATACGACTCAAACATCTCAAAAAACGGAAAAAATGA